A window of the Mesotoga prima MesG1.Ag.4.2 genome harbors these coding sequences:
- a CDS encoding ABC transporter substrate-binding protein, whose translation MKRVLVILIVVFLVTSTVMFAADIKRGGTLRITSMKQGILIENFNPFSPNSNEMAIGGFYETLIYFNPMTGKIMNWLAESYEWSDDLLELTFNLREGVEWNDGTPFTEKDVLFTVNLGKNNKALDVASLWSTGVVGVRSDKPMTVTFTFSDVNTTIIQRFSSVFIVPEHIWSKVDDPLTWIGEGIPVGTGPFVLKEGSFSEQSFSVVRNPNYWQIGEDGKPLPYIDEVLTLTTTNEQVPLRLARGEFDWAGYFVANIDEVFVKADPEHFKYWLPEGNLVFLNLNNLKWPFDNYNMRAAIAAAIDPVEITRIMASGAVPASLAGVKASYLRLAEKGLNEYGIEYDPDYARYLIEKEGYKLNRNGIYEKDGKSLSLNLYVPTGWTDWIMGAEEVSRQLKEIGIEAIVTLAAWPSPYKDMMYNGNYEMLFGIAVTGTSPYYQFDNWVHSKHWAPIGENAGNYYGMRYKNERIDELLDSYKRLTDPEAQDAVMEEVLTIFLRDLPSVPMFFNPVWFEYSTRNFVGWPNAENPYAEPRPTGMDKMPILLSIHLR comes from the coding sequence ATGAAAAGAGTTCTAGTAATTCTCATTGTTGTTTTCCTAGTGACATCGACTGTGATGTTCGCAGCGGATATCAAGAGAGGGGGTACGCTCAGGATTACCTCGATGAAACAGGGGATTCTGATAGAGAACTTCAATCCCTTCTCGCCGAATTCCAATGAAATGGCGATTGGAGGTTTTTACGAAACTCTCATTTACTTCAACCCGATGACGGGAAAGATCATGAACTGGCTGGCAGAGAGCTATGAGTGGTCTGACGATCTCCTGGAGTTGACCTTCAATCTGAGAGAAGGTGTTGAATGGAATGACGGAACACCTTTTACCGAGAAGGATGTACTATTCACCGTAAACCTTGGAAAGAACAACAAGGCACTCGACGTCGCGAGCCTGTGGTCGACAGGCGTTGTTGGAGTCCGATCAGACAAACCGATGACCGTTACTTTCACCTTTTCCGATGTCAACACGACCATCATTCAGAGATTCTCCAGCGTCTTCATTGTCCCCGAACACATCTGGTCGAAAGTCGATGACCCTCTGACCTGGATAGGTGAGGGAATTCCTGTGGGCACCGGACCATTCGTTCTCAAGGAAGGCTCGTTCAGCGAGCAGTCCTTCAGCGTGGTAAGAAATCCGAATTACTGGCAGATAGGGGAAGACGGAAAGCCTCTTCCCTATATCGACGAAGTCTTGACACTCACAACTACAAACGAGCAGGTCCCTCTCAGACTTGCCAGAGGCGAGTTCGACTGGGCAGGCTACTTCGTTGCGAACATAGACGAGGTCTTTGTAAAGGCCGATCCAGAGCACTTCAAGTACTGGCTGCCTGAGGGAAACCTGGTATTTCTAAACCTCAACAACCTCAAGTGGCCCTTCGACAACTACAACATGAGAGCGGCGATTGCGGCCGCGATCGATCCAGTCGAGATAACCAGAATAATGGCTAGCGGCGCCGTTCCCGCTTCTCTGGCCGGCGTCAAGGCGAGTTATCTAAGGCTTGCCGAGAAGGGTTTAAACGAATACGGAATTGAATACGACCCCGATTATGCAAGATACCTTATCGAGAAGGAAGGTTATAAGCTGAACAGGAACGGAATCTACGAGAAGGACGGTAAGTCGCTATCGTTGAATCTGTACGTGCCAACGGGATGGACCGACTGGATAATGGGTGCCGAGGAAGTATCCAGGCAGCTGAAGGAGATCGGAATAGAGGCCATCGTCACTTTGGCAGCGTGGCCTTCTCCCTACAAAGACATGATGTACAACGGCAACTACGAGATGCTGTTCGGCATAGCCGTGACAGGAACCAGCCCATACTACCAGTTCGACAACTGGGTTCATTCCAAACACTGGGCGCCGATCGGCGAAAATGCCGGGAACTACTACGGGATGAGATATAAGAACGAGAGAATCGACGAACTCCTGGATAGCTACAAGAGGCTTACCGATCCCGAAGCCCAGGACGCCGTAATGGAAGAGGTATTGACAATCTTCTTGAGAGATCTTCCATCCGTTCCCATGTTCTTTAATCCCGTATGGTTCGAGTACAGTACAAGGAACTTTGTCGGCTGGCCCAACGCCGAAAATCCGTACGCGGAACCGAGACCGACCGGAATGGACAAGATGCCCATTCTGCTTTCTATACATCTGCGTTAA
- a CDS encoding ADP-ribosylglycohydrolase family protein: protein MLGAITGDVVGSRFEFNNHRDKNFELFTEDCFATDDSIMTLAVAKAIMETEKSINKSGIKSRADSDYLSLLRMLAIKYMQEIGRDYPNCGYGGMFGRWVFSDCPEPYNSFGNGAAMRISPVGFVAESEEEAVSLSGAVTSVTHNHREGIKGAEATVMAIFLARHGLSKREIRSRISKDYYPLNFKIDEIRDTYEFSETCQETVPQAIECFLESVSFEDTVRTAVSLGGDSDTIAAITGAIAQAYYGVPDWIRLKTLSYLDRRLRFIYDEWEAFLDRLGIVF from the coding sequence ATGCTTGGAGCGATTACCGGAGATGTAGTTGGATCGAGATTTGAATTCAATAACCACCGTGACAAGAATTTCGAACTCTTCACAGAAGATTGCTTTGCAACAGATGACAGCATAATGACCCTAGCCGTCGCAAAGGCAATAATGGAGACCGAAAAAAGTATAAACAAATCGGGGATAAAGAGCAGGGCAGACAGCGATTATCTCTCGCTGCTGCGAATGCTGGCCATAAAATACATGCAGGAAATAGGCAGAGACTACCCGAACTGCGGTTACGGTGGAATGTTTGGCAGATGGGTCTTTAGCGATTGTCCAGAACCATATAACAGTTTTGGAAACGGAGCCGCCATGCGGATCAGTCCAGTCGGTTTCGTTGCAGAGTCAGAGGAAGAGGCTGTCAGCCTCTCCGGTGCGGTAACTTCTGTCACTCACAATCACAGGGAAGGGATCAAAGGTGCCGAAGCTACAGTCATGGCCATCTTCCTTGCGCGCCATGGCCTTTCGAAGAGAGAAATTCGAAGCAGGATATCCAAGGACTACTATCCCCTTAACTTCAAGATCGATGAAATAAGGGACACATATGAATTCAGTGAGACCTGCCAGGAAACCGTCCCTCAGGCTATTGAATGTTTCCTTGAATCAGTCTCCTTCGAAGATACAGTCCGGACTGCTGTATCTCTGGGCGGAGACAGCGACACCATTGCGGCAATAACCGGGGCCATAGCCCAGGCTTACTATGGCGTTCCTGACTGGATACGCCTCAAAACTCTTTCTTACCTGGACAGGAGACTTCGCTTCATCTACGACGAATGGGAGGCCTTTCTCGATAGATTGGGTATAGTCTTTTAG
- a CDS encoding MFS transporter, giving the protein MFSLLLVIIYIAFISLGLPDSLLGSAWPVMKDSFNVPLSFAGIVSMIISGGTIAASLMSDRVTRKLGTGLVTSISVAMTAMALLGFSLSRSFVVICLFAVPYGLGAGAIDAALNNYVALHYASRHMSWLHSFWGVGASISPYIMSFSLGTKLGWRGGYATVSVIQIVLTIILFATLQKWKNGKMDFGDSGKTSSKPLTITQAVKIKGVPSVLIAFFGYCALETTTGLWASTYLVEYRGVDVETEAIFSSLFNPGITVGRFLNGFIVDRFGDKREIRYGISTLTVGAILVGIPFKSEIFALAGLIVIGLSCANLSVIHATPSNFGRENLQAIIGIQKVSTYVGTTFMPPLFGLIANGVNIGLYPIYLAVLAVLMPTITETLNLSIG; this is encoded by the coding sequence ATGTTTTCACTCTTACTGGTAATTATCTACATTGCATTCATTAGTCTTGGCTTGCCAGATTCTCTGCTGGGCTCCGCATGGCCTGTTATGAAGGATTCATTCAACGTTCCATTATCGTTTGCGGGTATAGTCTCCATGATTATTTCAGGAGGTACGATTGCTGCCAGTCTCATGTCAGACCGCGTGACGCGAAAACTGGGAACGGGACTCGTCACTTCTATAAGCGTTGCAATGACTGCGATGGCTCTTCTTGGATTTTCCTTGTCGAGGTCTTTCGTGGTAATCTGCCTCTTCGCGGTGCCTTATGGCCTCGGTGCCGGAGCGATCGATGCGGCTCTCAACAATTATGTTGCCTTGCATTACGCTTCGAGACATATGAGCTGGCTTCATTCATTCTGGGGTGTTGGGGCCTCTATCAGTCCCTATATCATGAGCTTTTCCCTTGGAACAAAGCTTGGTTGGCGCGGAGGGTATGCAACGGTTTCGGTTATCCAGATTGTGTTGACGATAATTCTTTTTGCCACTTTGCAGAAATGGAAGAACGGGAAAATGGATTTTGGAGATTCTGGAAAAACCTCTTCGAAACCGCTTACCATTACTCAAGCAGTAAAGATCAAGGGTGTCCCTTCTGTATTGATTGCATTTTTCGGATACTGCGCCCTTGAAACAACTACGGGACTCTGGGCAAGTACTTATCTCGTCGAGTACCGAGGAGTGGATGTTGAGACCGAAGCGATCTTTTCATCGCTCTTCAATCCGGGAATTACTGTTGGCAGGTTCTTGAATGGTTTCATCGTCGACAGGTTCGGGGATAAAAGAGAGATTCGCTATGGGATCTCAACATTGACTGTGGGAGCTATTCTTGTGGGCATTCCCTTCAAGTCCGAGATCTTCGCCTTGGCGGGCTTGATTGTAATAGGACTGAGTTGCGCCAATCTGTCAGTAATTCACGCAACTCCATCGAATTTTGGAAGGGAGAACTTGCAGGCAATTATTGGAATTCAGAAAGTCAGCACTTATGTCGGCACAACTTTCATGCCCCCTCTGTTTGGCCTGATTGCAAACGGCGTGAACATTGGGCTGTATCCCATATATCTTGCGGTTCTTGCAGTCTTGATGCCGACCATAACCGAAACCCTTAACCTATCCATTGGGTAG
- a CDS encoding substrate-binding domain-containing protein: MLRKSLAIVLLVAFLIVAGSAALAAEKFREVPLELIQLMEKQFHQVWTPAGPSGEEVRGAGDLELTAEEIEKAKSLDLGQYYFMGASLDMTETLNRFGMNKVLASIGKPEISFMGSNSIADQIDQVTTLAGKADEIGFVVAQAWEAVTLGPSFVELAKAGVPQLHNWTTPAGLENEEYYVGLVDADGYGQGAAAAEILAYAMGYKGEVGLIYFALEQWTNVMRLKGAEDTFAKYPDIKVVGKAGFTDPSQSFDLAIGLLQKYPEIDAMWGTWMMGVATGAAEAVLSLGRLGEVVVAAPDLGGKAGAQYIADPENPIIGAAEADCIEMGENSVNAAIKWYLGNTDIAQGYFVSRVYPVVKANLVDVYNKTNLEAIGELPQDVLDLLD, encoded by the coding sequence ATGTTGAGAAAGAGCTTAGCAATTGTTTTGTTAGTAGCTTTCTTAATTGTTGCCGGGTCAGCAGCCCTAGCAGCAGAGAAGTTCAGAGAGGTCCCGCTAGAACTCATTCAATTGATGGAGAAGCAGTTCCATCAGGTCTGGACTCCGGCAGGTCCAAGTGGTGAAGAAGTAAGGGGAGCCGGAGACCTAGAGCTGACTGCAGAAGAAATCGAGAAAGCAAAGTCGCTCGATCTCGGTCAATATTACTTCATGGGTGCTAGCTTGGACATGACAGAGACCCTTAACAGATTTGGTATGAACAAGGTTCTGGCCTCTATAGGCAAACCCGAGATAAGCTTCATGGGATCCAACTCAATAGCTGATCAGATCGACCAGGTAACTACACTCGCAGGGAAGGCCGATGAGATTGGTTTCGTCGTTGCGCAGGCCTGGGAAGCAGTTACATTAGGGCCTTCGTTCGTCGAACTTGCCAAAGCAGGCGTTCCTCAGCTTCACAACTGGACAACCCCTGCAGGACTTGAGAACGAAGAGTACTATGTTGGTCTCGTTGATGCAGATGGTTATGGTCAGGGCGCCGCAGCGGCAGAAATCCTTGCTTACGCTATGGGTTACAAGGGAGAAGTCGGTCTTATCTACTTTGCTCTAGAACAGTGGACAAACGTTATGAGACTGAAGGGCGCGGAAGATACATTCGCAAAGTACCCTGATATCAAAGTAGTTGGCAAAGCAGGATTCACAGATCCGTCTCAGTCTTTTGATTTGGCTATTGGTCTACTTCAAAAGTATCCCGAAATCGATGCCATGTGGGGAACCTGGATGATGGGCGTTGCCACCGGCGCTGCGGAAGCAGTTCTTTCTCTCGGCAGACTCGGTGAGGTCGTTGTGGCAGCACCTGACTTGGGTGGAAAGGCTGGAGCTCAGTACATTGCTGACCCAGAGAATCCGATCATTGGAGCCGCAGAGGCTGACTGTATTGAAATGGGAGAGAATTCAGTCAACGCTGCCATCAAGTGGTATCTCGGCAATACCGACATCGCTCAGGGTTACTTCGTTAGCAGAGTGTACCCGGTAGTGAAGGCTAACCTGGTGGATGTGTACAACAAGACAAATCTCGAAGCAATAGGGGAGCTTCCTCAGGACGTTCTAGACCTGCTCGATTAA
- a CDS encoding alanine racemase: MDFLDTIVRRNPSLIQTAVSMHQRNELPANSVVVDLDMVEENAVKILDAAAGRGIHLYFMTKQFGRNPEICRTLNNVGIDKAVAVDLEDGICLQKNGIRVGHIGHLVQIPKASIRYVLSSMAPEVITVFSYEKALQISEVAKDLGIVQNLLIRVVGKGDFFYPFQFGGIEEEDLLETVGKICELPSVKVVGVVSFPCFRFDVKARKTMPMPNLFTLKRTAETLEKELGLRITQINAPGDSSAQMMDQFRELGVTHVEPGNAFTGTTPWHAFEDLPEKPAWLYLSEISHVNGDNAYAIGGGLMSGDSPMGIWSTLYHNHRLNALSGNNSDSILQRKILAERSGYIDYYGTLYGNREVEFSVGDSVIYGLRNQVFVSRANVAIVKGIQSHKPVLLGIFDRLGNPIETSFFGR, from the coding sequence AAACGCGGTCAAAATTCTTGACGCTGCCGCTGGAAGAGGAATTCATCTGTACTTCATGACTAAGCAATTTGGAAGGAATCCGGAAATCTGTCGGACACTTAACAACGTGGGTATTGACAAGGCTGTTGCCGTGGATCTTGAAGATGGTATTTGTTTGCAGAAAAACGGGATCAGAGTGGGACACATAGGTCATCTTGTTCAAATTCCCAAAGCATCAATAAGATATGTGCTCTCTTCAATGGCCCCTGAAGTTATAACTGTGTTTTCCTATGAGAAGGCTTTACAGATTTCTGAAGTGGCAAAGGATCTGGGAATAGTTCAGAACTTGCTCATAAGAGTTGTGGGTAAGGGAGACTTCTTCTATCCATTTCAGTTCGGAGGTATAGAAGAAGAAGATCTACTCGAAACTGTCGGCAAAATCTGCGAGCTCCCGTCGGTAAAAGTTGTCGGAGTTGTAAGCTTTCCTTGCTTCAGATTTGACGTGAAAGCGAGAAAGACGATGCCCATGCCAAATCTGTTCACCCTAAAGCGCACAGCTGAAACTCTGGAGAAGGAATTAGGGTTAAGAATAACACAGATAAACGCGCCCGGAGACAGTTCGGCACAGATGATGGACCAGTTCAGAGAACTTGGTGTAACCCATGTAGAACCCGGAAATGCGTTCACTGGCACGACTCCATGGCACGCATTCGAGGATCTACCCGAGAAACCTGCCTGGCTTTATTTATCAGAGATTTCGCATGTTAATGGTGATAACGCTTACGCAATCGGAGGAGGTCTAATGAGCGGTGACTCACCAATGGGTATTTGGTCAACGCTCTATCATAATCACAGGCTTAATGCACTTTCGGGAAACAATTCTGATTCAATACTTCAGAGAAAGATCCTTGCCGAGAGGTCCGGCTATATTGATTACTACGGGACTCTGTATGGAAACAGAGAAGTCGAGTTCTCCGTGGGAGATTCCGTAATCTACGGTCTACGGAATCAGGTGTTTGTCTCCAGAGCAAATGTAGCAATCGTCAAAGGTATTCAGAGTCACAAGCCTGTTTTGCTTGGAATCTTCGACAGACTTGGGAACCCAATCGAGACAAGTTTCTTTGGGAGGTAA